CCCGGCGCGGAGTTCGTCCCGGACACGGTCGAGTCGGATCCCCCGCAGCATCGCGTTCGGCGCCGTCCCGAGCTGCCGTTGGAACGCCTGCTGCAAGCCGCGGATGCTCAGCCCGACGTGCTCGGCGACGTCGGTCGTGGTGATCGGCGTGTTCGCCGCCGCGTGCATGTACTCGACGGCTTGCCGGACGCGGCCCGTCGCACCGGCCGGGACGGGGACCTCGGGCGCGACGATGCGGTGCGCGAACGTGCTCAGCACGGCCAGGGCGGTGCGCCGGGCGGTCTCGGCGAGGGCGAGCGTGGACACCGGGGTGGACCCGAGCACCACCCGCGCCGACTCCTGCACCGCGTGGTTCCACGCGCGGAGGGCCGGCGTGCTCGGGGCCACGGTGTGGTCGAACACGAGGGTGCCGGGTTCGGTGCCGTACGCCTCGGCCGCGACCCGCTCGAGGAAGACCCGGTCGAGCTGCACCAGGCTCTGGCGGACGTCGGCCAGGTCGAAGCGGAAGGGGCGACCCGAGGGGAACACGACCGGGCGGCCCGGGACGAGTGCGACCTCGTCACGACCGACGTCGAGCACGCCGCCGCCATCGGAAACCCAGGTCACCGAGAACTCGTCCGGGGTGTCGACCGTTCCCGTCATCCGGGCATCGAAGCGGGTCGACCGGAAGGACATCGACGGGTCGCCGACGGACCGGAAGCGGTAGTCGAACGACCGCGCCGACCGCTCGGGCAGGAACCCGTCGCCGTCGTACGCTTCCTCGAACACCGCGCGGGCGGCGTCGAGGTCGGAGCCGGACGTCTCGAAGACGGTCCGGGGGTCGGTCGGGGTGGTCATCAGGGGAATGGTGGCACGCGGTCCGAGGGGTCTATGAATCCGGATGGACCGGCTGCGGGAACCGGCTCAGTCGCCGCGGGTGGCCTTCCGGACCGTCCACCGGTTCTCGTCGCCGAGCCGGTCGTAGCGCAGTTCGTCGACCACCATCTGCACCAGGGCGAGACCGCGACCGCTCTCGGCCAGTTCGTCCGGCAGGGTGGCACCGGCCACGTCGACCGTCGCGGGCCGACCGTCGTCGGTGATCCGTGCCTCCAGGCCGTCAGGTGCGACCGCGAGCGTCAGCGAGCAGGTCAGGGGCACGCCGGCGGTGGCGTGCTCGATGACGTTGGACGCGAGCTCGATGATCGCGAGTTCGAGGGCCATGCGGTCCTCGACGGTGACGGCGGGTTCCGCCGTCCAGACGTCGCTGAGGAAGTCGTGGACCGAGGAGACGTCGTCGGGCGGCGACGCGAAGTCCAGCCGGTGCTCGCCCACGACGGCCCCGGTCAGACCCATTCGCGGACGGCTTCGTCGCCGTCGGCGTAGCTGCGGAGGATCTTGTCGATGTTCGACAGCTTCAGCACCATCGCGACCTGCTCGGACGGCGCTGCGATCCGGAGGTCACCGCCGGCCTGCCGAGCGGTCTTCAGTGCGCCGACGAGCGCACCGAGGCCGGACGAGTCGAGGAACTCGACCCGGGAGAGCTCGACGGCGACACGGGGTCGTCCGCCTTCGATGACCGACGCGACCGTCTCGCGGAAGGCCGGGGCCGACACCATGTTGAGGCGGCCCGAGCACTCGAGCACCGCCGCTTCGGTGCCGGCTTCGTGTACGACGATGTCCATGGTGTGCGGGGCCTCCTCGAGAGCGTGCGCGTGCCTCCGTCAGAGGCTACCGATCCTTGGTGACCGGTGGTGCAGGACGCGCTGACGTCCGGCACCCCGGTCCGGGGGTCACCCGGTGTTCTGGAGCCCCGCGGCGATGCCGTTCACGGTCAGCAGCAGCAACCGGTGGTCGGCGTCGGTGGTGTCCGTGCTGCC
The sequence above is drawn from the Curtobacterium sp. L6-1 genome and encodes:
- a CDS encoding helix-turn-helix transcriptional regulator; the encoded protein is MTTPTDPRTVFETSGSDLDAARAVFEEAYDGDGFLPERSARSFDYRFRSVGDPSMSFRSTRFDARMTGTVDTPDEFSVTWVSDGGGVLDVGRDEVALVPGRPVVFPSGRPFRFDLADVRQSLVQLDRVFLERVAAEAYGTEPGTLVFDHTVAPSTPALRAWNHAVQESARVVLGSTPVSTLALAETARRTALAVLSTFAHRIVAPEVPVPAGATGRVRQAVEYMHAAANTPITTTDVAEHVGLSIRGLQQAFQRQLGTAPNAMLRGIRLDRVRDELRAGTPNDTTVASVAVRWGFAHLGRFSAAYTRRFGEYPRDTLRS
- a CDS encoding ATP-binding protein; its protein translation is MGLTGAVVGEHRLDFASPPDDVSSVHDFLSDVWTAEPAVTVEDRMALELAIIELASNVIEHATAGVPLTCSLTLAVAPDGLEARITDDGRPATVDVAGATLPDELAESGRGLALVQMVVDELRYDRLGDENRWTVRKATRGD
- a CDS encoding STAS domain-containing protein, coding for MDIVVHEAGTEAAVLECSGRLNMVSAPAFRETVASVIEGGRPRVAVELSRVEFLDSSGLGALVGALKTARQAGGDLRIAAPSEQVAMVLKLSNIDKILRSYADGDEAVREWV